GAAGGACGATCGTGGCACGCACGCAGCTTCGCCGTGCACGGCCATCACTACGCCCTCGTCGAGGTCGATGGGCTCGAGCCGGGCACGGAGCGGCCGTACGAGGTGGAGATCGACGGTATGCCGGTCTGGCCGGAGCCGGAGTCCGAGTACCCGGCGTCGACGATCGCCACGCTCACGCCGGGACGCCCCCTGCGGATGGCCTACGGCTCGTGCCGCACGAGCGTCGCCCACGACAGGTCGGGGAACCGCACGCATGGTGTCGACTCGCTGCGTGCGTTCGCGCTCGCGGTGGCCGAGGGCCGCGACATCCGACCGGATCTGCTGCTGTTTCTCGGTGACCAGGTGTACGCCGACTCGACCACAGAGGAGATGCAGAAGTTCATCCGCAGCCGGCGAGACATCCGTGAGGAGCCCGGCGAGGAGCTCAAGGACTTCGAAGAGTACGCGCACCTCTATCAGCTCGCGTGGTCGGACGAGGCCAATCGGTGGTTGCTCTCGTGCGTGCCGACCGCCATGATCTTCGACGACCACGACATCCGGGATGACTGGAACGCGTCGCTCGACTGGAAGAAGAAGATGGAAGCCACCTCATGGTGGCAGGGTCGCATCGTCGCGGGCTTGGCGTCGTATTGGGTGTACCAGCACCTCGGCAATCTGTCCCCCCGAGACCGCGCAGCCGACGAGTTGTGGCGGCAGATCAGCGGGCATGACGGCACCGAAGCGCTCGACCTCAGCGATGCACTCGACGCGTTCGCCGACCGGTGCGACAAGGAACCCGACAGCTACCGTTGGAGCTACGGACGGGATATCGGCGACGTGCGCCTGATCGTCGTCGACTCGCGGGTGGGGCGAGACCTGACGCCGTCCGGTCGAGGACTGTTGAATGCACAGGAGCTCGCGTGGTTCGGCGAACGGATGCGTGGCGGATTCCGACACGTTCTGGTCGCCAGCTCGCTGCCGTTCCTCCTGCCGCTGGGCCTGCACCACGTGGAGGCATGGGATGAGGCGATCGCCCAAGGCGCCTGGGGCAAGCCGGCCGCTTGGGTGGGGGAGAAGCTGCGGCAAGCGGTCGACCTGGAGCACTGGGCGGCGTTCCAGGACAGCTTCCAAGCGGTGGCGCGGATCGCGGCGGAAGTGGCGGACGGCGAACGCGGCCCGTCGCCGCTGACCGTCACCTTCCTGTCCGGTGACGTGCACTATTCCTACCTGGCAGAGGTGGAACGCGAGGAGGGAGGCCGCATCCTGCAGGCAGTCTGCTCACCTGTGCGGAACCCCCTGCCGCGGTTCCTGCGCTGGTTCGCGGTGGTCATGTCGTTCGGCCCGGCGACGCCCTTGGGTGCGGCGGCCGCCCGTTCGGTGAAGGTTCCCGATCCGCCCTTTCGCTGGAAGATCGTGAAGGGTCCCTGGTTCGACAACAACCTGGCGGTGCTGCATGACAGCTCGGATGGGCTGACGATGACGTGGCACACCGGTGTGGTCGACCACGGAGACGAGCTGCATCCCCGGCTCGAGGAAGTCGCGTCGATCATCGTGCCGGCGAGGAGGGAGAGCAGCGTGTCAGGCTGAGCGCGGTGCTCGCATGGCGCATGCGTCGAGGACGGAGCAGGTACGGCGGGCGAGTCGACATCGCCGAGGTGCTGCTGCTCCACGTCGCGCCTCACGGTGCTGCCTCGCTACCCTGCCAGAGGCGACACCGAACTGAACCGGAGGGGGACCCTACTTGCCCACCGTGACCATCATCGTGATCAGCATCACCGTCTTCATGAATGTCGTGATCGTGATCGGGGACATTGCGCAAGCAAAGTTCGTGGTCGCGAACTCGCGGGAAGTCGGTGTGTCGGACAGCTGGCTGCCGGTCCTCGCCATTCTCAAAGGAGCCGGCGCAGTCGGGCTTGTCGTCGGGCTGGCAGGACTTCCCGTGATCGGGATCGTGGCAGCCATCGGGCTCACGTTGTTCTATTTCAGTGCCCTCATCGCGCACGTTCGGGCGCGCGTCTTCCACAGCATCGCGTTCCCCGGACTCTTCTTCGCGTTCGCGGTCGGGTCCCTCGCGCTCCTCTTAGCGGGCTGGATCTAACGACTGCGCGTCAAGCGAATCGGTCCAGCTGCCGGTCAAGCGAAACGCTGCGATCGCTGACTTCGTCGCCAGTGTGCTTCGTCGTCACGGTCTCGACGAGCACGATGCCGCACTCCGCTTTCGCAACCGGGTTGTGGCGCACTCCTCTCGGAACGACGAACGCTTCGCCGGGGTTCAGTACGACGTCATCGCGATCCTCAAGTTGAATGACGAGCTGCCCGTAGACGACGAGAAAGAGCTCGTCTTCGTCGGCGTGGTCGTGCCACATGAGTTCGCCGAGCAACTTCGCGACCTTGACGTACTCGTTGTTGACCTGGCCGACGACACGTGGCGTCCAGTGGTCGGTGACGGCGGCGAGTTCGGCGGCGAAGTTGATGATCATCCTCAGCCCTTCTTCGGCCGGATCCGCACGCGGTTTCCGCCGGCCTCGTCGAGCTCGACCACACCGCCGCGTGACTTCAGGAAGTCGGTGAACGAGGCGAAGCCCAGCCGGCGCTCCTGGAACGTGGGGTCCATGCGCAGCATCTGGTTCTTCACCGCGCGCATCGTCTGCCACTCCTCGTCGTTCTTCGCGCGCATGAGTTCGAGTGCCTTCAGCAGGAGGCGCCCCGGATTGCGGGGACTGCCCGATGGCGTCTCGTCATCGTCACCCGCTGCGGACTGCTCCACGGGGGCTACGAACTTCATCGCCGTGGAGGGCGCCGTGGGCTCCTCGGGAGGGCTCGTCGCGCCTCCGTCGACCACGACATCGGCGGATGCCGCATCCGTCGCCTTCTTCGTCGAAGCCCGCCGGCGACGGGCCGGTGCCGGTTCGGCGGCCGGTTCGGCGGCCGGCTCGGCGGCCGGCTCCGCAGTGGGTTCGGGTGCCGCTGCGACAGGAGCCGCGGCGCGACCCCCCGACGGCGTCGTCGCGCCGCCCGTCGCCTCGTCGTCGCTCACCGCGGCATCCGTTGCCAGCAGCGCGTCGTAGTCGGCGTACTCGTCGCAGGCTGCGGTGAGCGCGCGGCTCGTGCCGCCAGCGACGCCGATGCCGACGACGTAACGGCCGAGGCGCTTGGCTTTCTGCGCGAGCGCGACGTAGTCGGAGTCGCCCGCGACGATGACGATGTGCGAGAGGTCGTCGATGCGGAACATGTCTTCGACGGCGTCGACGGAGAGGCGGATGTCGGCGCCGTTCTTGGTCGCCGACAGCGGGAACAACTGCACGAGGTCGACGGCGCGGTTGATGAGCTGCCCGCGGTAGCTCGCGTTCACGGGGGTCGACCAGTCGGCGTACGCGCGTGCGATCGCGATGGTGCCGAAGGTGGCGGCGAAGTCGAGCACCGCGTCGATGTCGACGGTGGCCTCGTTGAGCTTCGTCACCGTCGGTGTGGCGGTGATGGTCTTGCCGCGCGAGGTGTCTTTGCGATACGCGCTGTCGCCGTGCAGCTGGTCGTAGCGTGAGATGACGATGTTGTCGAAGTCGAAGTAGAGCGCGACCCGAGGTTCAGCCGTGACGGCCATATGGACCTTTCGTCGTTGTGGGTTCCTTCGATCGTAGGCCCGGTCCGTGCCGGGGCGAAGCCCCGCCGGTGAGTGAGACGACCGCTCAGGCCGCCGCGGCGGCCGCGTTGTGCAGCTCGTCGGTGTCGATCCCGAGGCGGCCCGGCGACGCGATGTTCGTGAGCAGCACGAAGCAGACCCCGGCCGACGGCGTGATCCAGAACTCGGTGCCGGCCCAGCCGCCGTGCCCGAACGTGTCGCGCGCGAGCAGGCCCGGCGCCGAGTGGCGGAGGTTCCACGTGAAGCCCCAGTCCTGCCCGCGCGATGCGAACGTATGGCTCGAGCTTCGGGATGCCGGCGGTGAGCGGAGTGAGCATCGCGTCGTACGTGACGGGTGCCACGAGGGATCCGTCGTTCCGCAGCAGCGCGGTGCCGATCGCGAGCAGGTCGGCGGCGCGTCCGAGGAGTCCGGCGCCCGGATGCCGCAGCGAAGCGAAGCGCTCGTAGTCGACGCCCTGGTCGGCTGCGTCGATGACGTCGTGCGGGCTCGCGTCGGCGTCGAACGTGAGCCCCGCGGCATCCGCTCGCTCGGCCGTCGCCGCGATTGCGCGCTCGAACGCCACCCCGCCCGCGTGCTCGATGAGCGCGGCGATGCCCTCGAACGCGAGCGTCGAGTAGCGCGAGACGGTGCCCGCCTCGAACTCGCGCCCCGGCTCGAGCAGCAACTCTCGCAGGCCAGGGGCGTCCAGCGGCGGCTCGATGATGCCCGACGTGTGGCTCACGAGGTGGCGCAGCTGCACGACGTCGTCGCGGTCGGCGCCGAAGCCCGAGAGCGCCCGGTCGAGCGGCGTCTCGGGCGTGAGCCGGCCCTGCTCGATCAGGTGCAGCGCGGCGAGTCCGACGATCGGCTTCGTGATCGAGAACAACGGGTAGTGGTCGTCGACGGATGCCGCGCGCCCCCGCTCGGTGCCGAACGCGTCGAGTGCCACCACCCCGTCGGCCGTCGCGACGCCGAGCACCGCCGTGGGGAGCGGGCCGTGCTCGACGTGGCGGCGAGCCCAGTCGAAGGCATGGTCGAAGCGGGGCATCGGGGTCCTCTCGGTGTCTGGGTTGAGCCTGTCGAAACCCCGGCCCTCAGCTGCGGAGCACGACGTTGAGCGGCTCCTCGCCGCGCAGCATCCGCTCGATCTGCGTTCGCAGCAGCCTCGCCATGCGGGGCATCATCGCGGTCGACGCGCCGCCCACGTGCGGCGAGATGAGCACGTTCGGCAGGGCGAAGAGCGGATGCCCCTCGGGAAGCGGCTCGGGGTCGGTGACGTCGAGCGCGAAGCGGAGCCGTCGGCGTGAGGCGTGGTCGAGGATCGCCGCGGTGTCGGCGACGTGTCCGCGGGCGATGTTCACGAGCAGGGCTCCATCGGGCATCGCCGAGAGGAAGGCGTCGTCGACGAGGCCGGTCGTGGCATCCGTGAGCGGAACGCCGACGATGACGATGTCGGCGGTCGGCAGGAGGGCCGACAGCTCGTCGAGGCCGTGGATGGGGCCCGCTTCGTCGGTGCGTGCCCGGCTCGCGACGCGCACGACCTCGACCTCGAACGGGGCGAGCCGTGCCTCGATCGCACGGCCGACGCCGCCGTACCCGAGCAGCAGCACCCGCCGGTCGGCGAGGCTCTCGCGCTGCTCGGGCGCCCACCGCCCCTCGGATGCCGCCCGAACGAACTCGGGGATGCCGCGCTGCGACGCCAGCACGAGCGCGAGGGTGAGCTCGGCGGTCGACGTCTCGTGCACGCTCGCGGCGTTCGCGAAGACGTGCCCGGGCGGGAGCGCTCCGAGCACGTGGTCGTAGCCGATGGACTGCGACTGCACGAGCCGCGTGGTGACGTCGGAGAGTGCGCCGAGGAGTGCAGCGGTTCCCATGTACGGCGGCACGACGAGGTCGATGTGGGATGCCGCCGGCGCGGACTCCATGTCCCACACGACAACCTCGACGCCGTCGGGCGGAGTGCCGAGTGCGTCGCGAAGCGTGTTGCCGGGCACGGAGACGAGCAGCGGGGCATCGGTCATGCGTCAATCCTTCCAGAGCGGATGCGGCATGCGGGGCTTCGCGTCGCTAACCCGCGGCGCGTGGGAAACGGAAGCGATAGTCGCCCGAGACGATCGTGAACTCGGTCAGACCGTTTCCGGCCGCGATGTCGCTGATTCCCGGCGTCTCCACGAGCGTCCCTGCGGATTCCAGCACGTCGCCGGAGGGGAGGGAGACCCGCGCCGTCGTGCCGGGCGGCACGGACGCCGCGACCTCGACGTCGTCGCCCTCGATCGACCACTCGGTTGCGACGAGTCCGCGCGGTGTCTCGTAGTGGGCCGCCACGCGGGTGAGCGAACCGCCGATCTGCGGGGCGATGCGGAGCTGCTCGTATCCGACGGACTCCGGCGTCTGGTCGATTCCCGCCACGAACCGCACGAGCCACTCGCCGACGGATCCGAGCGAGTAGTGATTGAACGAGTTCATCTCGACCGACTGGAAACCGGCGTGTTCGGTCCATCCGTCCCATCGCTCCCAGATCGTCGTCGCACCGTGACGCACCGAGTACAGCCATGACGGATAGCGGTCGGTCTCGACGAGCGCGTAGGCGAGATCGCTGCGACCGATCTCGCTCAGCACAGGACAGAGCAGCGAGACGCCGACGAACCCGGTGGTGAGCAGCCGATCGTGCGCCTCGATCGTCCGCACGAGATGGTCGGCCGCCCGTTTGCGGAGCCGCTCAGGGAGGAGTTCGAATGCAAGGCCCAGGAGGTAGGCGGTCTGGGTGTCGCCCTCGATCCGGGCGTCGTCGTCGACGAACGCCTCGACGAACGCGGTGCGCACCCGACGGGCGAGCTCGTCGTAGCGCGCCGCCTGCACGTCGTGGCCGAGCACACTCGCTGCACGTGCCACGAGTTCGGCGGATCGTGCGAAGTAGGCGGTTGCGAGCACCGGCCGCGGTGTCTCGGCGTCGATCTGCAACCAGTCTCCGTAGTGATTGCCCACGCGCCGTCGCCAGACGAGGTCGGGGTTCTCCCGTTCCACGAAGTCCACCCAGCGGGTCATGGACTCGAATGAGTCCGCGAGGAGTCGCCGGTCGCCGTAGACCCGGTAGAGATGCCACGGGATGATGACGCCGGCGTCGGCCCAGGCCGGCGCCCCGTCGGCGAAGAACTCCGAGACGACCGGCGCCACGTCGGGGAATGAACCTTCGGGGCTCTGCGCGAACCGGACATCGCGGAGCCATCGTGTGAAGAAGGCCGCGACGTCGGCGCCGAGGGCCGCCGTCGGCAGGAACACCTGGGCGTCCGCCATCCAGCCGAGCCGCTCGTCGCGCTGTGGGCAGTCGGTGGGCACGCCGACGAAGTTTCCACGCTGACCCCAGCGGATGTTGCTCACGAGCTGGTTCACGTCGGCGCTCGACGTCGTGATCTCGCCCACGAACGGGGTGTCGTTGTGGAGCACGACGGCGGTGACCTCATCGGGTGCCGGCGGATGATCGAGCCCCGAGAGCTCGAGGTAGCGGAACCCGTGCACGGTGAACGTCGGCTCGAAGAGGTTGCTCGCCGATCCCGCCGAGACATAGACGTCGCGCGCCTCCGCCGTGCGCAGATTCGCCGTATAGAGCCGGCCGTCGTCATCGAGCACTTCGCCATGCCGCAGCACCACCTGCTGGCCGGCGGACATCGCGCCGAGCTCGACGCGTACCCGACCGACGAGATTCTGGCCGAAGTCGTAGACAGCGCGTCCGTCGGGATCCGCGAGCCGCTCGGCGGCGGGCACCTGCAGTGTCGCCCGGATCGGCTCGTCGACCTGCGCGATGAGAAGATCGTGATCGTGGGCGAGCTCACGAGCAGGAGCCCACGCGGAGTCGTCGAAGCCGGGCTCCGTCCATCCGTGGAGCTCCTGGCGGGCGTCCACGAGCTCGCCCATAAGGGGGTCCGTGTAGCTGATCGCGCCGCGGTGCTCCCGCCACGCGGCATCCGTCGTGATGACCGTCTCCGTGCCGTCGTCGTGCTCGAGGACGATCATGGCCCACGCCTGCGGGGCGGTTCCGTAGTGCTTGCCCTGGCGACGCGAATCGAAGCCGACGTAACCCGACCACCAGCCGTCGGCGAGCACGATGCCGATCGCGTTCGTTCCGTCGCGGACGAGGGGGGTGAGATCGTACGTCTGGTAGAGGATGCGGTCGCGGTAGTCCGTCCAGCCGGGCGCGAGCTCATGGTCGCCGACCCGCCGGCCGTTGACGTGCAGCGTGTAGAGGCCGCGCGCGCTGGCGTAGGCGCGCGCACGGATCACGGGCGTCGTCACGCCGAACTCGCGGCGGAGGTGCGCTGCCGGCGGGATGTGCCTGACCTTCGCCGGGATGTCGTCGTCGACCGGGGGATCGAGCTCATTGTCGGGAGCATCCCAGTGCACGTCACGGCCGATCCAGGCTCCGCGGAACTCCGAGGGCGACAGCAGGGCGGTCTCGAAGGAGGCAGTCGCTGGCTCGCTCGGCGCGGCGGTCTCATCGAACACCTCGACGGACCAGCGGTACCGGGTTCGTGACGCAAGTCGGGTGCCGAGTTCGATCCCCGACGTCTGCGACGATTCGACCCGCCCGGTGTCCCAGACCTCCCGGTCGCCGCTGCGCACCACGATCCGATAGGCGGACTGGGCCACGCCCCGCCGCCCGCTTCGCAGACGCCACGAGAACCGGGGGATGGAGACATCGATGCCGAGCGGCTCGGTGAGGTGCTCGGTGCGAAGGTCGTACGCGCTGAGGGTGGAGGTCAACCGACTGTCTCCTTAATCGATTCAATATCGGATGCACCATCCGAGCCGATTCGACACGGCTGGACATGCCTGGAGCGTGATCACCGACAGTACACCGGCCGTCAGCTCAGTCAAAGCCCCTCGAGACTGGGTCTTGACGAATGCGGGCAACCTTGCCTACGGTGGGTGATCGGTGCAATTGAATCGATTGAATTCACGACAAGGAGGTCGGAGAACGCGATGACAACCCTTCCTGCCGCAGTGCCAGCCGAGCTCGAAGAACGAAGCCCGGCTTCGCCCGAATCGGCGCGACGGAGAACCGGGCGCCGGGGCGGTCTGCATCGGGGCACGTCCAAGCTGTGGGTCTTCATCATCCCGGCGGCCGTGTTCTACCTCTTCATCGTGCTCTGGCCGAGCATCCAGGGCGCCGGCCTCGCCTTCACCGACTGGGACGGCATCTCGCCGACCCGGGCCTTCGTCGGCATCGACAACTTCATCCAGCTGGTCAACGACCCGAAGGCGGCAGGTGCAATCGGGCGTACCCTGCTCATCGCCTTCACGATCACCATCGTGCAGAACGCGGTCGGCCTGCTCCTGGCGCTCGGCGTGAACAGCCGGATCAAGAGCCGCAATCTGCTGCGCGTGCTCCTGTTCGCCCCGGCCATCATCACACCCGTGGCGACGGCCTACCTCTGGCAGAACCTCTTCTCGCCGAACGGTGCGATCAACGCGCTCCTCGAGGGGGTCGGCCTCGGCGCGCTCACGCAGAACTGGCTCGGCGACGGCGACGTGGCCATCTGGGCCATCTGCCTCGTCGTGATCTGGCAGTTCGCCGGCTACTCCATGGTGATCTTCCTCGCCAACATGCAGGGCATCTCGACCGAGGTGATCGAGGCGTCGTACGTCGATGGCGCCGGGCCGTTCCGTCGGTTCTGGAGCATCATCCGGCCGGAGCTCGCACCCTCGATCACCATCAACCTCATGCTCTCGATCATCGGCGGGCTGAAGCTGTTCGACCAGGTGTGGGTGATGACCGGCGGAGGCCCCGGCGGCTCGACCGAGACGATGTCGACCCTCCTCTACAAGAACGCGTTCCAGTTCGGCGACTTCAGCTACGGCATCGCGATCGCCCTCGTCCTGACCGTGCTGGTCGCGATCCTCTCGAGCGGCCAGTACTTCGTCCTCAGCCGCCAGAACAAGGACTGAACGCCATGTACCAGCGCTACACGTGGAGGACCGGCATCCTCGAAGTGGTCATGATCGCCGTCGCGGTGCTGTTCTTCGTGCCCGCCTACGTGCTGATCAACCTCTCGTTCCGGGAGTCCAACGACGCCGCCGGTCCGCTCGAACTGCCGACGACGTTCACGCTGCAGAACTATGCCGACGCCTGGGTGCAGGGCAACCTCGGGAACGCGCTCGTCAACAGCACGGTCGTCTCGGTCGTGAGCGTCGTCGTGCTCGTCCTGCTGTCGGCGCTCGCCGCCTACCCCCTTGCACGAGTCGGTCGTCGATGGTCGAAGGTCGCATACTTCGGCTTCCTCATCGGACTCCTGCTGCCGTTCCAGCTGGCGCTCATCCCGCTCTACACGACGATGCGCGATCTCGGACTCCTCGGGACCGTGTGGTCGCTCGTCCTCTTCTACATCGGCCTGCAGATGCCGTTCTCGATCTTCCTCTACACGGGCTTCCTGCGTGCGCTGCCGATCGAGTACGAGGAGGCGGCCGCGATCGACGGCGCCGGATCGTTCGGCACCTTCTGGCGGGTGGTGTTCCCGCTCCTCAGGCCGATCACGGGCACGGTCGTGATCCTCAACGTCATCGTGGTGTGGAACGACTTCCTCACGCCGCTGCTGTACCTGAGCGGAAGCGGACAGCAGACCGTGCCCGTCACGCTCTACAGCTTCGTCGGGCAGTACGTCTCGCAGTGGAACCTGGTCTTCGCGGGACTCGTCATCAGCATCGCCCCGATCCTGCTCGTCTACTTCGTGCTGCAACGCACGGTCATCCAAGGTTTCGCCAGCGGACTCAAGGGCTAGCGCCCTGGCCGACGGGGAAGATGGTCCGCTGCACAGCGTCCGCGGGCCGGTTCACGAACGAAAGGAGCAACACATGCGCTACAGAGCAGTAGTCACCATGGCGATCGGCGCGGCCGTCGTCGCATCCGTCGCCGGATGCTCGAACGACACGGGCGGCGGCGGGGGCGGGGGAGACACCCTCACGTGGGCCACCGTCACGAGCGACAAGTCGGCCGCCGAAGAGGCTGCGGCGGCGTTCGAAGCCGAGACCGGCATCTCGGTCGAGGTGACGGCGTCGGGCGTCGACGAGTACCAGACGACGACACGGACCCAGTTGTCGAGCGGCACGGCCCCCGATGTCTTCTTCGTCTGGGCCGGCGACGGCAACCCGATGGCGATGCAGGTCGTGTCGGATGCCGGGCTCGTCGCCGACCTCTCCGACATGGACTTCGCCTCCCGCATCCCCGAGGGTTTCAAGTCCGTCAGCCAGAACGGCGGCAAGACCTACACTGCGCCGATCAGCTCGGCCGGCATCGGGTCGGCGTTCAACCTCACCGCGATGGAGGAGAACGGCTGGACGATCCCGACCACCTGGAGCGACACCCTCGCGTTCTGCGGGCAGGCCAAGGCCGCGGGCAAGACGGCCTTCGCACTCGCCGGCGCAACGCCGTGGAACACGCAGCTCATCTCGTACGCGCTCGCACCGACTCTCGTGTACGGGCCCGACCCCGACTTCGCGGCGCAGATGTCCGCGGGCGACGTGACCTTCGCCGATTCCGCATGGGTCGACGTCCTCGACAAGTACGTGGCGATGCAGGATGCCGGATGCTTCCAGGAGAACGCACTCGGCACGGTGTACGAGGACGCCCTCGACATGGTGGCGAAGGGCGAGGCCATGGCCTCGGTGCAGGTGAACGCCTCCTTGGCGGCCATCCGCCAAGGAGCCCCTGATGGCACCGAGTTCACGCTCGCGCCGGTTCCCGCCACTGACGACGAGTCGCAGACCCGGATGGCCGCGGCCATGGGCGCCGCCTACGGGATCAACGCCAAGGCGAAGAACCCCGAAGGAGCGAAGAAGCTCATCGAGTTCCTGACCTCCGACGAGGGCCAGTCGGTCTACAACACCCCGATCGCGGCCATCCCCGCGCTCGGGTCGTCGACGTTCGAGCCCGACCCCGCGCTCGACTCGCTGCTCGAGTACCTGGAGACCGGCAAGACCGATCCCTTCATGGACCAGCTCTGGCCCAACGCGAAGGTGCAGCAGGTGCACTTCGAGGTGGTTCAACAGCTCCTGGCCGGTGATGTCGACGCGAAGGGCGCTCTCTCGCAGATGGATGCCGCCTACGCCGAAGGATGAGCGTGTCCCGCGGCAGCCGGCGGATGCGCCGGCTGCCGCTCCCTTCTCACCCCGTCCGATCCCGTCCGATCCCTCAGGAGAGTCGATGTCCACCGAGCTCGTCGCCCGCTTCGAGCGCCCCTCCGTGCGCTACGGTCCAGTGCCGCTGTGGTGGTGGAGCGGCGAGCGACTCGATCCCGAGCGCCTGCGCTGGCAGATGCGGCAGCTCGTCGAGCAGGGCGTCTGGCAGGCGGTCGTGATGAATCTGGCGCCGACCGGCCCGCTCTACGGCGCACTCGCCGACGACCCGCCCTTCATGTCAGAGGACTGGTGGGAGATTTTCGCGGGCGCTTGCGCCGACGCCGAGGAGCTGGGATTCCAGATCTGGCTCTACGACCAGATCGGCTTCTCCGGCGCGAACCTGCAGGGGCGCGTGATCGCGAGGCATCCGGAGCATGCCGGCCGGTCGCTCTCGCAGGCACGCGCCGATGCGACATCCGGTGACGTCGAACTGGCCGTTCCCGAAGATGCCGAGCCGCTCGGCGCGTGGTTCGCGGCGCACGACGGCTCGCCGGTCGTGCCCGTCACCATCGACGAAGGTCGGGCGCGGCACCGGCAGGCGCCGGGCGAGCTCGTGCTGTGCTTCGCAAGCATGCGCGGCTTCGACTACTTCTCCCCGGCCGCGTGCGACGCGCTCCTCGACTCCGTCTACGGCGAGTACGAGCGCCGGGTCGGGAAGCACTTCGGGCGCGGCATCGGCGGAGTG
The Agromyces albus DNA segment above includes these coding regions:
- a CDS encoding ABC transporter substrate-binding protein, which translates into the protein MRYRAVVTMAIGAAVVASVAGCSNDTGGGGGGGDTLTWATVTSDKSAAEEAAAAFEAETGISVEVTASGVDEYQTTTRTQLSSGTAPDVFFVWAGDGNPMAMQVVSDAGLVADLSDMDFASRIPEGFKSVSQNGGKTYTAPISSAGIGSAFNLTAMEENGWTIPTTWSDTLAFCGQAKAAGKTAFALAGATPWNTQLISYALAPTLVYGPDPDFAAQMSAGDVTFADSAWVDVLDKYVAMQDAGCFQENALGTVYEDALDMVAKGEAMASVQVNASLAAIRQGAPDGTEFTLAPVPATDDESQTRMAAAMGAAYGINAKAKNPEGAKKLIEFLTSDEGQSVYNTPIAAIPALGSSTFEPDPALDSLLEYLETGKTDPFMDQLWPNAKVQQVHFEVVQQLLAGDVDAKGALSQMDAAYAEG